The sequence catgaaacaggtactactcaaaatttcgggacgaaattttctttaacggggaggtactgtgatgacccgaaaatttttgacttatttaaaccaattctctatacgatttattattttaacacgttaaacaaagtctgttagattgagtctcaaaattttagaactgtttcatatatacaattacctttgactactctcgacgattcatgaacaattatatgtatgtatatatatatgtacaagtaaaaacgactttcctacagtaaaaccctatttgctacagtaaaaattactttgctacagtaaaacacaatttgctacagtgaaacactttttgctacagtgatttgctacagtaaaacactatttgctacagtaaacactatttgatgtcgacgaactagcaaacaaaaacagaaaaggcggccatgcgatcgcatggcaaaaacactgaaaactcatgcgatcgcatgagctacagtaaatcgaaaagtactataaaaggtcagttttgctcgacgaaatttttcataattatttctgtacgtaaattttatatttataattataattataattttaattttaagtttaataataataaagtatattcgagggtatttttaattcgggtttcaaaccgttttaaaataaggaaatattgggtattgttcggggtattgttcttgaattcaagaccaaccatacagtcgtctaccatcattacgtctacgcaatttgcctacaatattgaatcgcaatattgaactgtgagttatagtctccctttttaaatactttaaatatttttgggctgagaatacatgcaatttattttaaacgcaataagacacaagtacatacaaaattctacactgagttaaaccgaaaatcccctagctttggtaactagtagctgccagtacataggatatggactggtgggcgcgaataattgtatatggatccatagggcttgacatccccgtccgagctagagcgctagccttttaacggacgtatgttatttgagtttaagacacgttggtttgcgcgtattaaaacgaatggggtaattatcactatagcgttaagtttagttaccagggtgctctgttacgtagaatctattgataaacttttgatgaaatcttgtggtctatctttatatatgtttatgactcgagcaattaaacctataactcaccaacatccgtgttgactttttagcatgttttattctcaggtccttagaatgcttccgctgtgatgtgcttgttgcctgcatggagtctctcatgctttgtacaaagtttattgcattcaaaataaaactgcgttgtgtaataaataattggactgtgatgtcaacctgtaaattaaagacttatgtatttcggggttttgcttataccgaagcactcgcccacatgtttataactttctatgtttagaaagtcacttattttaatgaatgcaatattttatcaaaacgtatcataaagaggtcaaaacctcactgtggaatcaatgattaacgtgccgcgtcaatagcgattttgacgggtcgttacaacgtGCCTCCGTTTTTATCTTTTGGATATATATACAACGATCATCGTCATAAGGTAACGATCACATAAtcaatttatgtatttcattttctTTCAGATAGGTATTCAAATTATATGTATCTCGTTTTTATTTTTTATCTTTGTAGATGAGCAATATAGTCCACATTGATTTAAATGAATTTCCATTCGATCAAGTTATTGAAGATCAAAGATCAATTATCGAAGAAGAGGGTGAAAATAATAATGTAAATTTAGATAAACCGTTTGTCGGTCAATGGGTTTTCACTGAGGAAGaggcatttattttctataaaaatTATGCAAGAATGAATGGATTTTCAGTTCGTAGAGGAAGGTTTGAGAATAAAAAGAGAGAAAAAGATAGATGTGACTTCGTTTGTAACCGTGAAGGAAAACCTAGAGTTAAAATGGTGGATTACTCAAAAAAACAAAGAAATCGCAGTTCAAATAGATGCGATTGTAAAGCCCGTATGCGTATAAAGTTGCGAAAAATTAATGAAAGTTTTCCTAAAAAGTGGCAAGTTAGAAAATTCATTACGGAGCATAATCATGACTTATTGTCTACTCAAGAGGTACGTTTTCTTTCATATTATCATCACATTACAATGTAAGACGAGAAACGTATTGTCTTGCTAAAAGAAGTTGAGTGTCAAtcagacaaattttttttttttccaaaaggcaaaaatatattacaataaacacCAATTACAATACACAGGCATGGAATAATTTAACCCAAAAAGACAAATACAACCAAAAGAGCAATACAGCTCGAATAACACCAAAGCTACACCATACTTAATCCTTCTGCAAATACAAATTGTTTCACATTAAACCCATCTAGATGCTACAATAACCGTATTTCCGGACTTTTTCACCTTGAGACTCATCAGCATGCTTTGAACGTAGACTTCAACAGCAGCAATTAACTGACGATCAGACAAATTATGCAGGTGATCGAACTTGAAAAAAATGTAAAGTGTagagatttatttatttatttatttttttttttttttttttttagcattgatgaAATCATAAATTATACTCACAAAACGAGGTACAAATGCTcttagatatattttttttttaattgtaaaAACGCAAAAACGGAAAATTAATAGGACAAAgtgaataaatataaatataaatatataatgcaTTTCTTAAAATTCTAAACGCTCTGTTTAGAAAATTCCCAAAATTTTATGGAAATTTTGTAAAAACTTGATATGTGCCTAAAATGCACTGATCCACTGTTGGTTCAATTTCAACTTTCAACAATCATTCCGTACTAAAAACCCTTACATAACACTCGCAAATTACTACCCACCCGATTTCAATTTGGGGGTTCAGCTCTAGCTACATTGCATTTCTACCCGATTTGAAATCAATCTGATCGAAATCCCAATTCTACTCCAATAATCATGTATTCGTCGTCCAGTCAACAGGTAACCATTTCCGTTAGGGTTTTAATATCGCGTTATAATTTtgatttctgaaatcattgttttTCTtcaattgctttatttctgtaaacTCTATAACAATTATGTTTCGATCTGTTGACTTGCATGCTTTAATTTACTAACGTTAGCTCATTAATCCAGCTCCGCCAATTTTTAGGGTTTTAGCTAATCTGTTTGACGCCCTTCGAACATGAAAAATTGAAATTAATGATATAAATGTTCATTAATCATTACCTCTTTTCGAGTTGCGAAACTTGTTACATGTATCGGGATAATTTGTAATTACCACAATCTCAAAAAATGATGGCACATTGCATTAAAAGTGGTTTATATAGATGTTTGAAACATTTCAGGCAATGATTCGTCCGAATGCGTTAAGTGTACAAGTTCCATCAGGAGTGAACTATGGCGGTCACAATGAGTCACCTAACGTTACGAATCAGGGAATGGAGAATGGTGCATTCAGTCTAGCAGAAGCAATTGTTAATCCTTCTAAGGTTGTTAATGTCACTTTAAAATTGTTTTACGGATTAGGGTAGAACGTTGAACTTAGGTTGTCTGTTCAATCTTTACAGAAACTTGAGAATGATATGATGTTACTTGGAAAGAAGATTAAACAGCATGAAGATAACATTAAGTTTTTAAAGACTCATAAGAACAGCTTAGATGATGTAATTACAGATACACAAGGTAATATTCATTTCGGTGTCTTATCTATTACCTATCTTGCATTCAGTAACTTTACTATTACAATTGTTTCGTTTTTGTTTTCAGTTACTTTGGGAAAGTATCATTCATCAACTGCACCTAAGATAGAGAATGATGATCTTTTACACATGCAAAGTGAAGAGGCAACAATTGGAAGTATTATGAAATACGAGAAATCAGCTGCTGCTATTTTTTGCCAGCTGAAGCGTCAGCGAAATCAGGCTACTCAGGTCAAAGATATTCTTGGTGTTGTAGCTACTCTTGGGAAAACTACTGATGATAATCTTAGCAGGTTAGTTTTAATTAGTGAAACATTTGACACGTTTTAATGAAGACTCGTTACAATGTTACTCGTTTTTTATACGACAGGCTTTTATCAGAGTACGTTGGGCTAGATAATATGATGGCATTAGTGAGCATGTCATATGATGGCGTGAAAGCTCTAGTAACGTATGATAAAGACGGTGCTATAGATACAAGTGCTGGTGTTTATGGCTTAGCAACTGCCATAGGACAGACTTTGGAGGGGCGTATTAATCTCATCTGTCTTGAAAATACGATGTACGTTTTTCTATTAATTAATTGGTCAATGGGTCAATATCAGATTTAGTCAGCCAAAATCGGTCATAgttaatattggtcaacatgtaatatgaatttaaattAAAAATCTAGAGTTCTTGAACAAATGAAGATAATGTTTATGTTTCTAGACAATTATATTAACGTTTAGGTTTATGTTCATTATGGATTTCTTGTATATTTATGAAATATATTATTTAAATGTCTAAAAAGTCCAAACCGATTACTTCCCGAGTTACCGATTACTCCCTCAAAAGTCCCGACCGAGTACTCGCCGAGtaacgatttttgcaaccttggtgTCGAGGTGGCCATATTGACCCATTTACTTATAAACGGGTCAATTTTGGTTATAATTTATCTCTAACGGGTCAAACATGTAAGGTAAACTTGAGAAAATTGGCTTCAAATTACTGTTACCGTGACAATACAAATTATGGTATCGTAATTGACACACAAATTGTTATAAGATATTGGACAGCAAGTGTTTTGGGTCAACCAAACTCTTGCTTGGCCTGTTTTGACCTGTTACCTTACCTAACCTGCCTGACTTGCCTATTCTTAATCCAATGAAATTTTGGATGGTGTATTGTTGGTGGTGTATTTTCTGATGCATTTTGTGCTTGTGAGTATGTATATAGGCCATATGTCGGTGATTATCTGCCTAACGACCCGCAAAAGAGGCTCGACATTGCGAAACCAAGATTACCAAGTGGTGAAACTCCACCAGGGTTCATTGGTTTTGCTGTCAATATGATTCATATTGATAATGCACATTTGTTCTATCTAACACACGATGGCAACGGTTTAAGAGAGACGCTTTTTTATACTCTCTTCTCGCGGCTGCAAGTTTATAAAACCAGGGCAGAAATGTTACAGGCCCTTCCTTGCATATATGATGGAGCCGTCTCATTGGATGGAGGGATTATTAAGAGGAGCGGTGTATTTTCTCTTGGCACTCGGTAATTTATatgttgttactaatatttcaACGTTCTGTTATTTTCTTGATTAATTTGCTTCACATTCTTGGCTGTGTTGGTAGGATCTGTAACGGGTTGGGTAAAAAAGTTAAATTTTGTATGAGTTGAAACAGGGGTTGGGTTGATTGACCTCGAAACCTGGtttgtttatttttttataaagtttAGGTCTTAGTGTTCCAAATTTGATCACAACAATATGTTTATTAGCAGACTAAATGTTTTTTTAAATAgatggtttaagaggttttccgcATAAAAGATGCTGTGGGATAGTTTTAACCCATTTACGTTAAgcttacatttttttttttggtttgtgTAGTTAGATGACCAGCTATGGTTTAATTGTAACTGATTCGAGCCATTTTTAGGTAATTgaacatttgaattgaaaatgctaTCTCCCAAGTATACAATAGTGTCAGAAGTCATAAGTGATATCATTATAAACGTGAATGAGTATAAGGTATTAAGTGGTGCTAAAGTGATGTTTTTAGATACTTGAAATTGCCACCTCACCTTAAACGATG comes from Rutidosis leptorrhynchoides isolate AG116_Rl617_1_P2 chromosome 4, CSIRO_AGI_Rlap_v1, whole genome shotgun sequence and encodes:
- the LOC139839882 gene encoding protein DEFECTIVE IN MERISTEM SILENCING 3, which gives rise to MFETFQAMIRPNALSVQVPSGVNYGGHNESPNVTNQGMENGAFSLAEAIVNPSKKLENDMMLLGKKIKQHEDNIKFLKTHKNSLDDVITDTQVTLGKYHSSTAPKIENDDLLHMQSEEATIGSIMKYEKSAAAIFCQLKRQRNQATQVKDILGVVATLGKTTDDNLSRLLSEYVGLDNMMALVSMSYDGVKALVTYDKDGAIDTSAGVYGLATAIGQTLEGRINLICLENTMPYVGDYLPNDPQKRLDIAKPRLPSGETPPGFIGFAVNMIHIDNAHLFYLTHDGNGLRETLFYTLFSRLQVYKTRAEMLQALPCIYDGAVSLDGGIIKRSGVFSLGTREEMNVKFPITSGVSYLPETYVQVEKDLKELKWKKERLMEDLQREESMLAHVKYSFEIKKQEFIGFMAQSSPYTMQYPMQATPQGRSTPR